In Bacillus alveayuensis, one genomic interval encodes:
- a CDS encoding transcriptional regulator of acetoin/glycerol metabolism (product_source=COG3284; cath_funfam=1.10.10.60,1.10.8.60,3.40.50.300; cog=COG3284; pfam=PF00158,PF01590,PF02954; smart=SM00382; superfamily=46689,52540,55781) gives MGNNMSNPFISIFSTHNLSNRTKELEILWERFVTKSWQDEIAGNIRKNVLDSWKRCQKTGVDPRQLQTKVALSKDNLTDLLQESELYQVAEPIIDDLFDKMKGTGYLVTLSNENGHIIYLKGESYVLREAEKMNFAAGMDWSEKTAGTNAIGTCIVTKHPIQIFSAEHFCQGCHPWTCSSAPITHPFTQEIIGAIDFTGFWGNAQPHTLSLAVSIAQVIEKQLAHVYMKVHNFLTEYYFQKAHKWKNDDILVLNHAFFVVKCSEKLKECFNLKHVGDLMVNLDFQPLIQELQKMSKSSNGSYNAIDLMIRGFKVLTIERIYFKGNVAGYMVVLKDSQKAVLPSSRLNFQNGPWEDVIGTSEAFLTALNKCYKAAPTNAPILLLGESGTGKEKIAKSIHKSSQRCDQPFLAINCGAIQKELIGSELFGYERGTFTGGAKEGKKGKFEEANGGTLFLDEIGEMPLELQVHLLRVLQENEITRLGSSRTIPINVRIIAATNKNLYTLCKQGLFREDLFFRLNVVTVHLPPLRERKEDIVLISEYFLKQLAKKYGRESLSLADETHHFFLQYTWPGNIRELQNVLEHAVIFSDSPVITLKDLPIYLMENRMTTSINNEQKKLSLIESEEKKVLIRLLEETGWNLSAVAKRMNIARTTLYRKLKKYQLKQR, from the coding sequence GTGGGGAACAACATGAGTAATCCTTTTATTTCGATCTTCTCAACACATAATTTATCTAATCGAACAAAAGAATTAGAAATTTTATGGGAAAGGTTTGTTACAAAATCGTGGCAAGATGAAATAGCTGGGAATATAAGAAAAAATGTTTTAGATTCTTGGAAGCGCTGTCAAAAAACAGGTGTTGATCCGCGGCAATTGCAAACGAAGGTAGCTTTATCAAAAGACAATTTAACAGATTTATTACAGGAGAGTGAGCTATATCAAGTTGCAGAACCGATTATCGATGATTTGTTTGACAAAATGAAAGGAACCGGCTACCTAGTCACGTTATCCAATGAAAACGGCCATATTATTTATTTGAAAGGAGAATCTTATGTCTTACGGGAAGCAGAAAAAATGAATTTCGCAGCTGGTATGGACTGGAGCGAAAAAACTGCAGGCACAAACGCGATTGGCACGTGTATTGTCACCAAACATCCCATTCAAATTTTCTCTGCTGAACACTTTTGCCAAGGATGTCATCCATGGACATGTTCTTCAGCTCCTATCACACATCCCTTCACACAAGAGATTATCGGTGCCATCGATTTTACTGGATTTTGGGGGAACGCCCAACCTCACACTCTTAGTTTAGCTGTATCCATTGCACAAGTGATCGAAAAGCAGCTTGCACACGTCTATATGAAAGTGCACAACTTTTTAACCGAGTATTATTTTCAAAAAGCTCATAAGTGGAAAAACGATGATATTCTTGTCCTCAACCACGCCTTTTTCGTTGTAAAATGCAGCGAAAAATTAAAAGAATGCTTTAACCTTAAGCATGTAGGAGATTTGATGGTAAATCTTGATTTTCAGCCGTTAATCCAAGAACTTCAAAAGATGTCCAAATCGTCTAATGGAAGCTACAATGCAATAGATTTGATGATTCGTGGTTTTAAAGTCCTCACGATTGAACGGATTTATTTTAAGGGAAATGTAGCTGGATATATGGTTGTGTTGAAAGATAGCCAAAAAGCAGTTCTTCCCTCTTCTCGACTTAATTTCCAAAATGGACCATGGGAGGATGTCATTGGAACATCAGAGGCATTTTTAACAGCCTTAAACAAATGCTATAAAGCGGCTCCTACAAATGCTCCGATTCTTCTTTTAGGTGAAAGCGGTACAGGAAAAGAGAAAATAGCCAAATCCATACATAAATCGAGTCAAAGATGCGATCAACCTTTTTTGGCTATTAACTGTGGTGCCATACAAAAAGAGCTGATTGGAAGCGAATTATTCGGCTATGAAAGGGGAACATTTACTGGAGGCGCAAAAGAAGGTAAAAAAGGAAAGTTTGAGGAAGCAAACGGCGGCACTTTGTTTTTAGATGAAATCGGGGAGATGCCGCTTGAACTGCAAGTTCATTTACTCAGGGTACTACAAGAAAATGAGATTACGAGGCTAGGTTCATCCCGAACTATTCCAATAAATGTTAGAATCATTGCCGCGACGAATAAAAACTTATATACCTTATGTAAACAAGGGCTTTTTCGCGAGGATTTATTTTTTAGACTAAACGTTGTGACCGTCCACCTTCCTCCTCTTCGTGAGCGGAAGGAAGATATTGTTCTCATTTCTGAGTACTTTTTAAAACAATTGGCTAAAAAATATGGGAGAGAATCCCTTTCACTTGCAGACGAAACGCATCATTTCTTTTTACAATATACATGGCCAGGAAACATAAGAGAATTGCAAAACGTCCTTGAGCATGCCGTCATCTTCAGCGATTCACCTGTCATTACGTTAAAAGACTTACCTATATACTTAATGGAAAACAGAATGACTACCTCCATCAACAACGAACAAAAGAAGCTATCTCTTATCGAATCGGAAGAGAAAAAAGTGCTGATCCGACTTTTAGAGGAAACAGGCTGGAATTTATCAGCTGTCGCCAAAAGAATGAATATTGCCAGAACCACTCTTTATCGGAAGCTAAAAAAATATCAGTTAAAACAAAGATAA
- a CDS encoding hypothetical protein (product_source=Hypo-rule applied; cath_funfam=3.80.10.10; superfamily=55785) yields MDNLSREILGSWIQAIGTVIAAIGSTPSNVISSDLLYDLDIWGNVLQATGNALQADDQGKISPLVRIGNEVQSIGNVTVVAGLVIDFEQETGQKLIITGNWIQALGALVIVGDELENETTADQSINIIGNLLQAIGNSLQALSGVYELEQVRNKYKDFKNLEKHINSESLKVSGSWIQAVGSVISLIGQIIVEEKK; encoded by the coding sequence ATGGATAATCTATCTAGAGAAATCCTTGGTTCATGGATTCAAGCAATAGGAACTGTTATCGCGGCTATTGGAAGTACGCCATCTAATGTGATAAGTAGTGATTTGCTATACGATCTAGATATATGGGGAAATGTTTTACAAGCAACAGGAAATGCTCTGCAGGCAGACGATCAAGGCAAAATATCCCCCCTTGTGAGAATCGGGAATGAAGTTCAATCAATCGGGAATGTTACGGTAGTTGCCGGGCTTGTGATTGACTTTGAACAAGAAACTGGACAAAAACTAATCATTACTGGTAACTGGATACAAGCTTTAGGTGCACTAGTCATAGTAGGAGACGAATTAGAGAACGAAACAACAGCAGATCAGTCAATTAATATTATAGGAAACTTATTACAAGCAATAGGAAATTCGTTGCAAGCTCTTAGCGGGGTGTATGAGTTGGAACAAGTTCGTAACAAGTATAAGGATTTTAAGAACCTTGAAAAGCATATAAATAGTGAATCTTTAAAAGTAAGTGGCAGCTGGATACAAGCAGTTGGCTCTGTCATTTCCTTAATTGGACAAATAATCGTGGAAGAAAAGAAATAA
- a CDS encoding putative CHY-type Zn-finger protein (product_source=COG4357; cog=COG4357; pfam=PF05495; superfamily=161219), which translates to MIIHGIEVKGKLIDEKTRCKHYHKDVDVIAIKFYCCKTYYPCYECHEEEGCGNHQVWPNELFDEKAILCGNCGTELTIEEYLNCHYQCPECHVPFNPGCGRHRHYYFGV; encoded by the coding sequence TTGATCATTCACGGAATCGAAGTAAAAGGAAAACTTATCGATGAAAAAACGCGCTGCAAGCATTACCATAAAGATGTTGATGTTATTGCCATCAAATTTTACTGCTGTAAAACGTATTACCCATGCTATGAATGTCACGAAGAAGAAGGCTGCGGAAACCACCAAGTATGGCCTAATGAATTATTTGATGAAAAAGCCATTCTTTGCGGAAACTGTGGCACAGAACTAACGATTGAGGAATACTTAAACTGTCATTACCAATGCCCTGAATGCCATGTACCATTTAATCCAGGCTGTGGAAGACATCGGCATTATTATTTTGGGGTCTGA
- a CDS encoding hypothetical protein (product_source=Hypo-rule applied; cath_funfam=1.10.10.400; superfamily=56349): protein MPSIRKALDEFLSEQKERLSEKTYKGYESVIELFTIFLNGYGHTSLDRDEHEKLFQAMEKGIEFTDIFGVEKITYPVIHEFLGYFLIKKAMVSESFLKTNGTVMKKLVKWLYDQQYISKEEYEEQMEIVNELKDDLPLVERVGRLIFELHKFSNIAEENFEEYEEDYFTITRVENGKLWLQGDLDFDSEIGPVIVTEEISSLCKTGWEVYLSLGLKNGKWYILESGNVYP, encoded by the coding sequence ATGCCATCCATTCGTAAAGCCCTAGACGAATTTTTATCTGAACAAAAAGAACGTTTGTCTGAAAAAACTTATAAAGGATACGAATCTGTTATTGAATTATTTACAATCTTTCTAAATGGATATGGACACACCTCCTTAGATAGAGATGAACATGAAAAGCTATTTCAAGCAATGGAAAAAGGGATCGAGTTTACCGATATATTTGGTGTTGAAAAAATAACTTATCCTGTTATTCATGAATTTTTAGGATATTTTTTAATTAAAAAAGCGATGGTTAGTGAATCCTTCTTAAAAACTAACGGAACGGTCATGAAAAAATTAGTGAAATGGCTGTACGATCAACAATATATTTCAAAAGAAGAATACGAAGAGCAAATGGAAATTGTGAATGAATTAAAAGACGATCTCCCTCTAGTTGAGAGAGTTGGAAGATTAATATTTGAACTACATAAATTCTCAAATATTGCAGAAGAAAATTTTGAAGAGTATGAAGAGGATTACTTTACTATCACAAGGGTGGAAAACGGAAAGCTTTGGCTACAAGGTGATCTAGATTTTGACTCAGAAATCGGTCCAGTCATCGTTACTGAAGAAATTAGCTCTTTATGTAAAACGGGATGGGAAGTGTATTTATCACTCGGCCTGAAAAACGGAAAATGGTACATCCTTGAATCTGGAAATGTTTATCCTTAA
- a CDS encoding hypothetical protein (product_source=Hypo-rule applied; pfam=PF12787) has protein sequence MTSEETREQLLLHLEEIQKWEKDQKGLWFWERFSRLPFKILDRLTPQFIHQKIGQALDEIGSYIQTGGKYLINEKSIIKRFEKKLKQENLEFSIISNQPIALMDEVSDEIISSRAKIAMTQGATTGIGGLFTLTIDIPLILGISLKTLQEIAMSYGYDPNEKKERVFIIKCLQFALSDIVGKRAILEELSAYDYPEGNLNKQTISQVQGWLEVMASCRDNFGWKKLLQMIPIAGILFGSFVNKSMIEDIGEAGKMLYKKRRIMERLMKGESLSS, from the coding sequence TTGACATCTGAAGAAACCCGTGAGCAATTATTACTACATCTTGAGGAAATTCAAAAATGGGAAAAAGACCAAAAAGGGCTCTGGTTTTGGGAACGCTTTAGTCGCCTTCCCTTTAAAATTCTTGACCGGTTGACTCCCCAATTTATTCATCAAAAAATTGGCCAAGCGTTAGATGAAATCGGAAGCTATATACAAACAGGCGGGAAATATTTGATTAATGAAAAAAGCATTATCAAACGATTTGAGAAAAAGCTGAAACAGGAAAATCTCGAATTCTCCATAATTTCTAATCAACCTATTGCTTTAATGGACGAGGTGAGTGATGAGATTATTTCGTCAAGAGCGAAAATCGCAATGACTCAAGGAGCGACAACAGGAATTGGTGGACTTTTCACTTTAACGATTGATATTCCACTCATACTCGGTATTTCCTTAAAAACACTTCAAGAAATTGCCATGAGTTATGGCTATGATCCAAATGAAAAAAAGGAGCGAGTTTTTATCATAAAATGTCTTCAATTTGCCTTATCTGATATTGTTGGAAAACGAGCCATTTTAGAAGAGCTTTCTGCTTATGATTACCCAGAAGGGAACCTTAATAAACAAACGATCTCTCAAGTTCAAGGTTGGCTTGAAGTGATGGCTAGCTGCCGCGATAACTTCGGCTGGAAAAAATTATTGCAAATGATTCCGATTGCAGGCATTTTATTTGGCTCATTTGTCAACAAGTCAATGATTGAAGACATTGGCGAAGCTGGCAAGATGCTCTATAAAAAACGGAGAATTATGGAGCGATTAATGAAAGGTGAATCCCTTAGTTCATAA
- a CDS encoding NarL family two-component system response regulator LiaR (product_source=KO:K11618; cath_funfam=1.10.10.10,3.40.50.2300; cog=COG2197; ko=KO:K11618; pfam=PF00072,PF00196; smart=SM00421,SM00448; superfamily=46894,52172) has protein sequence MIKVLFVDDHEMVRIGVSSYLSTQPDIEVIAEAEDGKEAVEMAIKLRPDIILMDLVMKEIDGIEATKQIIKQWPDAKIIIVTSFLDDEKVYPALEAGATSYLLKTSKASEIADAIRKTYHGQTVLEPEVTDKVMAKMRRPSNRLPHEELTKREMEILLLMAQGKTNQEIADELFIALKTVKTHVSNILSKLEVQDRTQAVIYAFKHHLVDPT, from the coding sequence ATGATTAAAGTATTGTTTGTTGATGACCACGAAATGGTGCGAATCGGTGTGTCATCATATTTATCCACTCAACCAGATATTGAAGTAATTGCAGAAGCTGAGGATGGAAAAGAAGCGGTTGAAATGGCCATCAAGCTTCGCCCAGACATCATTTTAATGGATTTAGTTATGAAAGAAATAGACGGAATCGAAGCAACGAAACAAATTATCAAACAATGGCCTGATGCTAAAATCATTATCGTCACGAGTTTTTTAGATGATGAAAAAGTATACCCAGCTCTTGAAGCCGGAGCGACAAGTTATTTGTTGAAAACTTCAAAGGCAAGTGAAATCGCAGACGCCATTCGAAAAACATACCACGGTCAAACCGTTCTCGAACCAGAAGTAACCGATAAAGTCATGGCCAAAATGCGTCGCCCTTCCAACCGTCTGCCACACGAAGAATTAACGAAGCGTGAAATGGAAATCTTGCTATTAATGGCCCAAGGAAAAACCAATCAAGAAATTGCCGACGAACTATTTATCGCCTTAAAAACAGTCAAAACACACGTCAGCAACATACTCAGTAAATTAGAAGTCCAAGACAGAACGCAAGCAGTTATTTATGCATTTAAACATCATTTAGTGGATCCCACCTAG
- a CDS encoding NarL family two-component system sensor histidine kinase LiaS (product_source=KO:K11617; cath_funfam=3.30.565.10; cog=COG4585; ko=KO:K11617; pfam=PF02518,PF07730; smart=SM00387; superfamily=46966,55874; transmembrane_helix_parts=Inside_1_6,TMhelix_7_29,Outside_30_48,TMhelix_49_71,Inside_72_345), with protein sequence MNVIGRHLLFGFLCALAMVIGVIGLYLISYPLEEWSEWWTVKAYGIPFILALLFILIIIGISMGLFFGWYWKKQFSTINRSLTQLRASSPKKESEEKHIAEVEEILYKIQKWQEQFQEQTKLAQKLANQNAEEQEKQMQELVSKERSRLARELHDSVSQQLFAASMLISAINESEETSSPALQKQLKMIEQMVHQSQLEMRALLLHLRPVPLKGKSLKKGMIELLAELKQKVPMEVKWKVESCTLEKGIEDHLFRILQEAVSNTLRHSKASTLEVLFIVRDQFAILRVVDDGIGFNVEEVKTTSYGLQTMRERALEIGGNLQVVSLPGKGTRLEVKIPIMEGDDD encoded by the coding sequence ATGAATGTTATAGGGCGTCACCTCTTATTCGGTTTCCTTTGTGCATTGGCGATGGTGATTGGTGTCATCGGTTTATATCTTATTTCGTATCCACTTGAGGAATGGTCAGAATGGTGGACAGTGAAAGCTTACGGAATTCCCTTTATTTTAGCCCTTTTATTTATTCTGATCATCATAGGAATATCCATGGGGCTTTTTTTCGGCTGGTATTGGAAAAAGCAATTTTCAACAATTAACCGGTCGTTAACACAACTTCGAGCCAGCTCACCGAAAAAAGAGAGTGAAGAAAAGCATATTGCCGAAGTAGAAGAAATTTTATATAAAATCCAGAAATGGCAGGAACAGTTTCAAGAGCAAACAAAGCTTGCTCAAAAGCTAGCTAATCAAAATGCAGAAGAACAGGAAAAGCAAATGCAGGAGCTCGTGTCAAAAGAACGAAGCCGATTGGCAAGAGAGTTGCATGATTCTGTAAGCCAACAGCTGTTTGCCGCATCCATGTTAATTTCAGCGATTAATGAATCAGAGGAAACTTCTTCCCCTGCATTACAAAAGCAATTAAAAATGATTGAACAAATGGTTCATCAATCACAGCTTGAAATGCGAGCATTGCTCCTTCATTTACGACCAGTCCCATTAAAAGGAAAGAGCTTAAAGAAAGGGATGATCGAGCTACTTGCTGAATTAAAACAAAAAGTGCCAATGGAAGTAAAGTGGAAAGTTGAATCGTGTACTTTAGAAAAGGGAATAGAAGATCACTTGTTTCGTATTTTACAAGAAGCGGTTTCGAATACCCTTCGCCATTCTAAGGCCTCTACATTAGAAGTGTTGTTTATCGTTCGCGATCAATTTGCCATTTTACGTGTCGTAGATGATGGCATCGGTTTTAATGTGGAAGAAGTGAAAACAACCTCATACGGACTTCAAACGATGCGTGAAAGAGCACTAGAGATCGGTGGAAATCTTCAAGTTGTCAGTCTTCCAGGAAAAGGGACGCGACTCGAAGTGAAAATTCCGATTATGGAGGGAGACGATGATTAA
- a CDS encoding lia operon protein LiaF (product_source=KO:K11622; cog=COG4758; ko=KO:K11622; pfam=PF09922; transmembrane_helix_parts=Outside_1_9,TMhelix_10_43,Inside_44_55,TMhelix_56_78,Outside_79_241) yields MFNKYDGWSWIFFITVGLLLFEIIFLDGGMLYFLFFSALFIYIGKKYYHKFIGKIVFWVSLVNAVIAIFHTLAFRWIVFSVIIYFFIQYVKSKKTQSNIKVEEMKKSEETSSTILRKKPYFQNKLIGRQSTPQAIYEWEDVNVQGFVGEVIIDLSQTVFPKGEALVFVRHFFGNVQVLVPYDMEVSVHSSMVVGTYEIFDQVNERVLNESIVYQTADYAKAEQKLKIVSSMFAGHIEVKRV; encoded by the coding sequence TTGTTCAACAAATACGACGGTTGGTCATGGATTTTTTTCATCACAGTCGGCCTATTACTATTTGAAATTATTTTTTTAGATGGTGGCATGCTTTACTTTCTGTTCTTTTCAGCTTTATTCATATACATCGGAAAAAAATATTATCATAAGTTCATTGGCAAAATTGTTTTTTGGGTGAGCTTAGTCAATGCCGTCATTGCCATTTTTCACACATTGGCATTTCGCTGGATTGTTTTTTCCGTTATCATTTATTTTTTTATCCAATACGTTAAGTCAAAGAAAACTCAATCCAATATAAAAGTCGAAGAAATGAAAAAAAGTGAAGAAACCTCATCAACGATTTTACGAAAAAAGCCTTATTTTCAAAATAAATTGATCGGTCGTCAAAGCACACCGCAAGCGATTTATGAATGGGAAGATGTCAACGTCCAAGGGTTTGTTGGCGAGGTTATCATCGATTTAAGTCAAACAGTTTTTCCAAAGGGAGAGGCACTCGTTTTTGTAAGGCACTTTTTCGGAAATGTCCAAGTGCTTGTGCCATATGATATGGAAGTGTCGGTGCACTCCTCGATGGTGGTTGGAACCTATGAAATTTTCGACCAAGTCAATGAACGTGTATTAAATGAATCCATCGTTTATCAAACAGCAGATTATGCAAAAGCTGAACAGAAATTAAAAATCGTATCGTCCATGTTTGCTGGCCATATAGAGGTGAAGCGGGTATGA
- a CDS encoding phage shock protein A (product_source=COG1842; cath_funfam=1.20.5.30; cog=COG1842; pfam=PF04012; smart=SM01279; superfamily=46938,57959,58002) gives MGLFSRLKQVVEADLHDLLDQKEQKNPMAMLNHYLRQCEQEVEKVKKLVERHHTLKHQYEKEYEESVKMADKRKHQAAVAKEAGAQELYEFALTEQHQYEERAERILQLKEQAEKELEQLEQKYEQMKHKLKDMHVKKLELMGRENTARAHYRMNKVLEDNKYTEKAFSRFTEMERYLEELERKVKSRYFETTIDAKIAQLEKELKTKETISNE, from the coding sequence ATGGGCTTATTTTCACGCTTAAAGCAAGTAGTTGAAGCAGATTTACACGATTTACTCGACCAAAAGGAACAAAAAAATCCAATGGCGATGTTAAATCATTATTTACGCCAATGTGAACAAGAAGTAGAAAAAGTTAAGAAGCTTGTGGAGCGTCATCACACGTTGAAACATCAATATGAAAAAGAATACGAAGAATCAGTAAAGATGGCGGACAAACGAAAGCATCAAGCAGCTGTTGCGAAAGAAGCGGGAGCACAAGAATTATACGAATTTGCTTTAACGGAACAACATCAGTACGAAGAAAGAGCAGAGCGTATCTTGCAATTAAAAGAACAAGCCGAAAAAGAACTCGAGCAGCTTGAGCAAAAATATGAGCAAATGAAGCATAAGCTAAAAGATATGCACGTAAAAAAATTAGAACTCATGGGAAGAGAAAACACAGCGCGTGCTCATTACCGCATGAACAAAGTACTTGAAGATAACAAATATACAGAAAAAGCATTCTCACGCTTTACTGAAATGGAGCGTTATCTTGAAGAACTAGAGCGAAAAGTAAAATCACGCTACTTTGAAACGACGATTGATGCCAAAATCGCTCAACTCGAAAAAGAGTTAAAGACAAAAGAAACAATTTCAAACGAATAA
- a CDS encoding lia operon protein LiaI (product_source=KO:K11619; cog=COG4758; ko=KO:K11619; superfamily=82866; transmembrane_helix_parts=Inside_1_4,TMhelix_5_38,Outside_39_52,TMhelix_53_84,Inside_85_114), translated as MKKIVLLTVGIILACIFLAHLGPMIGLIISSVIFYYAFKEFMKADKTFVKVLLGIIAVIALIATLSNVPAFVGLVALVGLYYIYKNWKKEKESPEVDDPFTNFEREWQKLQKTN; from the coding sequence ATGAAAAAAATCGTGTTATTGACAGTCGGGATTATTTTAGCCTGTATCTTTTTAGCTCATCTTGGACCGATGATTGGGCTTATCATTTCGTCCGTCATTTTCTACTACGCTTTCAAGGAATTTATGAAGGCTGACAAAACGTTTGTGAAAGTATTGCTTGGGATCATTGCAGTTATTGCGCTCATTGCAACACTGTCAAACGTCCCAGCATTCGTCGGGCTAGTGGCTTTAGTTGGGTTGTACTATATCTATAAAAACTGGAAGAAGGAAAAAGAGTCTCCCGAAGTAGACGATCCTTTTACGAACTTTGAACGCGAATGGCAAAAGCTACAAAAAACGAATTGA
- a CDS encoding superfamily II DNA or RNA helicase (product_source=COG1061; cath_funfam=3.40.50.300; cog=COG1061; pfam=PF00271; smart=SM00490; superfamily=52540): MSEEFNKRGFNATYLTGEHSVAEREEMIRRLEDEHDPLQIIFTVNIFNEGIDIPKENLILFLRPTESSTVFIQQLGRGIRKIVGKEFVTILDFIGNYQKSFVDPLAISGQINQKAFDTDSLRVAVTHEFADLPAGSYVDLDPISQKEILEKIVLWS, encoded by the coding sequence ATGAGCGAAGAATTTAATAAACGGGGGTTCAATGCGACGTATTTAACAGGTGAACATAGTGTTGCTGAACGTGAAGAAATGATTCGCCGTCTAGAGGATGAGCATGACCCGTTACAAATAATATTTACAGTGAATATTTTTAACGAAGGTATTGATATTCCGAAAGAGAACCTTATCTTATTTTTAAGACCTACAGAATCATCCACCGTATTTATTCAACAATTAGGACGAGGGATTCGAAAAATAGTAGGAAAAGAGTTTGTAACCATTTTAGACTTTATCGGAAATTATCAAAAATCATTTGTCGATCCACTCGCTATTTCCGGTCAGATCAATCAGAAGGCGTTTGATACAGATTCCTTACGAGTCGCTGTTACACATGAATTTGCTGATTTACCAGCAGGATCATACGTGGATTTAGATCCGATTTCACAAAAAGAAATACTCGAAAAAATCGTTTTGTGGTCGTAA
- a CDS encoding superfamily II DNA or RNA helicase (product_source=COG1061; cog=COG1061; pfam=PF04851; superfamily=52540) → MYGKITRSVKQTEKPYIFSTVQSLHKEETLYKFSREEFDYIVVDEFHHAEAPPYRKVLDYFEPKYLLGLTATPERMDGRDVLELCDHNIVYEIRLRDALNADLLAPFHYFGVSDHTVDYSQIPMKNGFFQEDILVQALKTNERTDFIIEMINTYGYDGDRMTALGF, encoded by the coding sequence TTGTATGGAAAAATTACTAGGAGCGTTAAACAAACTGAAAAGCCGTATATTTTCAGTACTGTGCAATCTCTTCATAAAGAAGAAACCTTATATAAGTTTTCACGTGAGGAATTTGATTATATTGTGGTCGATGAATTCCATCATGCAGAAGCTCCTCCTTACCGAAAAGTGCTTGATTATTTTGAACCAAAGTATTTGCTTGGATTGACTGCAACCCCTGAACGAATGGATGGTCGTGATGTATTAGAGCTTTGTGATCATAATATTGTGTATGAAATTCGCTTACGAGATGCTTTGAACGCCGATTTATTAGCACCCTTTCATTATTTTGGTGTATCTGACCATACGGTAGATTATAGTCAAATCCCGATGAAAAATGGCTTCTTCCAAGAAGACATTCTTGTTCAGGCATTAAAAACGAATGAGCGGACAGACTTTATAATTGAGATGATTAACACATATGGCTACGACGGAGATCGAATGACCGCTCTAGGTTTTTGA